CACGGAGGACCAACCCAAGGCCAGTGGCTCGGCAGTCGTCGTCGACCGCTGGAGGCGGGGCCGCAACCCAAGGAGGTCAACGGATTCCACAGGGCCCCGGGGCGCCAGTGTCACTGGGCTTGCCACAAACCAAACACAACATGTCGCCCGGTGCGAGACCCCCGGTCATGCACAACTCTCCTGGAATTCGTCCTACCCGGCTGAGTCCCAGCGAAAGGCCCTGCCCAGAGAGCCCTGCGATCGGTCGGTGTAGACTGTCCGACCCTGTCCCCAACGGTTGAATCGAGAGACGTGTGGAGATTTCCGACCAGGGGTTCGACACGCGTCCGATGGGACAGCGTGTGTACGACCACCTGCGCAAGAGCATCGAGTCACAGGAACTCGCCCCGCTCGAACGGATTGTGCAGGAACGGGTTGCCGAGGAGATGTCCACTTCCAGGACGCCGGTTCGGGAAGCGCTCAACCGCCTCATCCAGGATGGTCTCGTCACCTGGGTCGCCGGCGCCGGATTCTTCGTTTCCCAGCTTCGACGGAAGGACGTCGAGGAAACGCAGCATCTCCGCCGAATCCTCGAGGTCGAAGCGTTGCGGCTGGCACTTCCGGCCTACACACCTGCGGACATCCGCCATCTCAGGTCCATCTATCTCGAAATGGTCGAAGCCGACCCCGACAGGGCCGACTATGTCGATCTGACTCGACGGTTCCACCAGGCGTTGGTCGGCCCATGCCCCAACGAACTGCTGCTGAAGCACATAGACGAGGTATGGACCGTGGCCTCCTACGCCAAGGTCATCGGCCGGTACGGCGAAACACAGGAGAGCGTCGACATCATGATCGCGGACCACTTCGAGATCATCGCGGCGTTGGAGTCCGAGGATCCGGCCGCGGCAATCACACTCCTCGAGGAACACCTGGCGTCGGTGCACACGTCGATCACCCACATCCTTGCTGAGGACGAGGTCTAGCCGCTGCGGACGGTCTCCCGTTGGGCAAGGACCTCGGTCTTCCAACGGCGATAGTTGTTCTCCGGGTACGTTGCGTCCGCAGGCTCGACGGGCGTCAGTGCGGGGAACGCCGGCTTCGCAAGGATGAACAGCCAAGTCGTTAGGACGAACGGGAACGTCAGTGTCGGCATGCCGATGGGCGTGAGGACGACACCGATCGACGGCCACAGGAAGACCGTGACCACGACTCCGAAGAGTGCGTAGAGGGCCCCCGACCGGTTGAGCACGAAGAAGAAGCCGCCCAATGCGATCGCAGTCAACGCTGCATTGAATCCAAACAGTCCGGCGTTGATGGCGGCCTCGTCCGCTCCGGCAGCCATCGCTAGGAGGGTCGCAAGCAAGGAGCCTCCGACGGCCATCAGTGCGCCGACCCTCGTGTTCACGAGAATACCCACGGCCATGATGATGCCCGTGACCGCATTGTCCTGGAAGAAGATCTCACCGACGCCCTTGAATGTCCCGTTGAACACCGTTTCGGCGGTGTAGCCAGCCGTCTCGCCCAATGGGGCGGGGGAACCCGGGGCCAGCAGTGCTCCCGGCTCGAATCCAACAAAGGCGTAGACGGCGAACATCAACAACCAAGTCGCGAACACGAACGGGGCGGTGAGTACCGGTGTGCCGCGGCTGCCCAGGAGCGATCCCAGCGCTCCCATGACCACGGTGGACAAGGCCGCTGCCAGTGCCATGTACAGGTAGAGCTGCACGGATGGCCACTCGCCTATTGTGACATCGTTGCTCATGTAGAAGTTGAGGCCGATGCCGGCAAGGCAACCGTTGAAACCGAGGAGTCCCGCGTTGACCAGAGACCGGTCCATCCGCAGCAGCACAGCGGTCGCCGTGCTGACGATCGTGCCCAGGAGTGCAGCAACGAAGTAGACCCACGAGTTGACTGCAATGGCCGCCAGGATCACCAAGCCGGTGAGCCAGTTGCCCTGGAAGACCACCTGACCCACCCCGCGGAGGATCCAGTCGACCGATCGAATCGCCGGACTTCGTTCCGAGCCGGGAATCGGGCTGCGGAACATCTCCAGGGTGCGGTCAATGGCCATTGCTGTCCCTCCTCTTCGAACCCTCACGGCGGGTGACGTGGGGCTCGAATCCGTGCTTGATGCGGTAGATCGGTGGCGTGTCGACGCCGAGCAGCTGGCGGCGGGCCGCCTGCCAGGACAGCTGGGTGGCCGCTGCGGTCCGAGTGGTGCCCGAGCCGAGCATCCGGGCATGCGCTCCCACTTCGGAGGGAAGGACGCTGGCACTCCCGACCACTCCCTCGATGTCCTGCAGGTTTTCGTGCATCGCGTCGGCCAACGGCGCCGCGTCGTGTGACTCGGCGACAGCGAACATCACGGACATGTCAGAGAACTCCCCGAACAGCCCTGGCGTGGTGACTGCGCTGCGCCGTGGCTCGAGCACGTTCGTGTCCGCCATGATCAGCTCACCTGTCGGACGATGGCAGCGGATTCGTGAGTAGAGCAGGTCGAACGCCCACGACTCGCCGTGGCCCACTCGGCCCGGGGTGAGGTGCTCGCTGTAGAGAAGCTTCGCGGAGGGGTCGACGGTGAGGTTGACCTCGTTGTACAGACGGGAGCCCGACGCCGGGATCAGCGGATCCATCAGGACCTCGGCATAGGCCCCTTCCCCCACGGTGACGTCGACCCGCTGTGACGCGTAGTTGCGGCTCATCTCCATCACCTTGGTGGCCCCCTGGTTGGCCACCAGCACCTTGGCGCCATCACCAATCACCAACTCGACGCGGAGCCGGTCTCCCTGCAGGATCCCAGCTCCCACGTTCTGGATGAACACGACCGCCATGTCCTCGATGGCCGTGTCGAGGTAGTGGACCTGTCGGACGATCTGTTGGCC
The nucleotide sequence above comes from Euzebya pacifica. Encoded proteins:
- a CDS encoding GntR family transcriptional regulator; this encodes MEISDQGFDTRPMGQRVYDHLRKSIESQELAPLERIVQERVAEEMSTSRTPVREALNRLIQDGLVTWVAGAGFFVSQLRRKDVEETQHLRRILEVEALRLALPAYTPADIRHLRSIYLEMVEADPDRADYVDLTRRFHQALVGPCPNELLLKHIDEVWTVASYAKVIGRYGETQESVDIMIADHFEIIAALESEDPAAAITLLEEHLASVHTSITHILAEDEV
- a CDS encoding urease accessory protein UreD; the encoded protein is MTMVAAVPYLEKDAWTDVLRLPTAFSGYGSEPLVQMAAAAHGKTGFLQLHFELRNGRTHLIRNFSSGQQIVRQVHYLDTAIEDMAVVFIQNVGAGILQGDRLRVELVIGDGAKVLVANQGATKVMEMSRNYASQRVDVTVGEGAYAEVLMDPLIPASGSRLYNEVNLTVDPSAKLLYSEHLTPGRVGHGESWAFDLLYSRIRCHRPTGELIMADTNVLEPRRSAVTTPGLFGEFSDMSVMFAVAESHDAAPLADAMHENLQDIEGVVGSASVLPSEVGAHARMLGSGTTRTAAATQLSWQAARRQLLGVDTPPIYRIKHGFEPHVTRREGSKRRDSNGH
- a CDS encoding urea transporter is translated as MAIDRTLEMFRSPIPGSERSPAIRSVDWILRGVGQVVFQGNWLTGLVILAAIAVNSWVYFVAALLGTIVSTATAVLLRMDRSLVNAGLLGFNGCLAGIGLNFYMSNDVTIGEWPSVQLYLYMALAAALSTVVMGALGSLLGSRGTPVLTAPFVFATWLLMFAVYAFVGFEPGALLAPGSPAPLGETAGYTAETVFNGTFKGVGEIFFQDNAVTGIIMAVGILVNTRVGALMAVGGSLLATLLAMAAGADEAAINAGLFGFNAALTAIALGGFFFVLNRSGALYALFGVVVTVFLWPSIGVVLTPIGMPTLTFPFVLTTWLFILAKPAFPALTPVEPADATYPENNYRRWKTEVLAQRETVRSG